The sequence TTCTCCTCCAGAGAGATTCTTCAGCAGCTTCTGCTGGTCGCTGCCCCGGAAGCCAAACCACGAAACGTATGCGCGTGAGGCGACGTTGTGCTTGCCAAGTGCGATCGTGTCCTCCCCGCCGGATATGTGCTGCCATACCGTGTGTTCGCCATCAAGCTTGTCGCGGGTCTGGTCCACGTAGGCGAGCTTCACCGTATCTCCGATTCGAAGCCTGCCCGCATCCGGCTCCTCGGCGCCGACGAGCAACCGACAGAGCGTCGTCTTGCCGGTACCGTTCGCACCTATCACTGCGACGATGGCCCCCTTGGGAACGCGGAAGCTCAAGTCCTCGAAGAGAAGGCGCTCGCCAAACGCCTTCGTGAGACCTTCGGCGTCGATCACACGGTCCCCAAGCCGCTCGCCGGGTGCCATGAAGATCTCGCCCGGCTCACGTTTGGCCCTGTCTTCTTCGGCACGTAGGGCCTCGTAGGCGGTCAGGCGCGCCCGTCCTTTGGCCTGCCGCGCCTTGGGGGCCGAGCGCACCCACTCGAGCTCGCGAGCGAGCTTGCGCCGTCGCGCGCTGCCCTGCCTGTCTTCGCTCGCTAGTCGCGCCTGCTTGTGCTCGAGCCAAGCCGAGTAGTTACCCTTGAAGGGAAAGGCTTCACCGCGATCGAGCTCGAGGATCCACTGAGCCACATTGTCCAGGAAGTACCGATCGTGCGTGACCGCCACGATACAGCCCGCGTACTGCGCCAGGTGCTGTTCAAGCCATGCGACCGATTCGGCGTCCAGGTGGTTGGTGGGCTCATCAAGAAGCAAGAGATCGGGTTGGCGCAACAGCACCTGACACAGAGCCACGCGCCGCTTCTCGCCGCCGGAGAGCGTAGCGATGCGCGCATTCGAGGGCGGCAGCCGCAAGGCATCCCCGGCCAGCTCGAGCGCGTGTTCGAGGTTCCAGGCGTCGCTGCTTTCGATCGCATCCTGCACCCGCCCGTGCTCTTCGATGACGCGCTGCATCTGCGCCTCGTCGAGGCTCTCGCCCAGCTTCAAGCTGAGCTGCTCGAAGCGCTGCAGCAGGGTGCGCTTGAAGCGTACTGCCTGCTCCAGGGCGGTGTGCACGTCGGGCAGGTCTCCCAGGTCGGGCTCCTGGGGCAGGAAGCCGACGCTGGATCCGTCTGCGAGGAACGCCTCGCCTGTGTGGTCGCTGTCCACCCCGGCCATGATGCGAAGCAGGGAGCTCTTGCCCGCGCCGTTGAGCCCCAGCACGCCTATTTTCGCGCCCGGCAGAAAGGAGAGGTAGACCTCGTTCAGGATCTTGCGATCGGGCGGATGGATCTTGGTCACGCCCTTGAGCGTGTAGATGAACTTGGCCATGGGTTAGGCTGGCACCGATCGTCGAGGCGCGCGCTTTTTTGCGCCCTTGGCCTTGGCGCCCTTGGCTGGCGGACGAGTCCGAGGCTTGGCCTGCCCCTTGCGTGATGCATTGGTGGTCTTGGTCGCCTTCTTTGCGCGCGGCGTGCCCGCCTTTCGCCTGGCAGGTCCGCGCTCGCGGCGAATCTGCAACAGCTCCTGGGCTCGGTCAGGCGTGATGCTGTCCGGGTCGTCCACCGACCGCAGCGAAGCGTTGGTCTCCCCATCCGTAACGTAGGGGCCAAAGCGTCCCTGGCGCAGGGTGATTACCTGACCCGAAACCGGATCGTTGCCGAGCTCGCGCAACGGTTTGTTGGTTGCCTGCCTGCGCCCTCGACGGGGCTCGGCAAGCAGGGCCAGCGCCTGCTCTACGGTGACGCTGAAGACATCGCCATCGTTGTCGAGGCTACGATTGTCCTTGCCCTTGGCAATGTACGCACCGTAGCGGCCGATGTTTGCAGTGATCCGCTGACCGTCGGTCGGATCGACGCCCACCTCTCGAGGCAGCCGCAACAGCCGGAGCGCATCCTCGAGCGTCAGCGTTTCGGGCGTCATGGATCGCAGCAGCGAGGCTGTCTTGGGTTTTGGGCCACCGGGTTTGGCATCGCCCAGCTGCACATAGGTACCGAAACGCCCGGAGCGCACATACACCGCTTGGCCCCCTTCCGGATCGCTGCCAATGCACCGGTCGGCACTCGGTTGGTCGAGTCTTTCGATCGCGTGCGCCAGCGTAAGCTGGTCGGGCGGCACATCGTCGGACAGGCTCACGGTTTGATCGCCGCGCTGCAGGTAGCAACCATAGCGTCCGACGCGCACTACGACATCGCGGCCTTGCTCGTCGCGACCCAGCGCCAGGGTGTTGATCGCGCGCGCGTCGATGCGCTCCAGCTCTTGCCCAACGAGCAACTGCAGACCTCGTCCCACGTCGTTGGCAGGCCCGTCCGCGCCACCGTTGGGAGCACCGAAGTAGAACCGGCGCAGCCACGGAACCATCGCCGCCTGTCCATTG is a genomic window of Pseudomonadota bacterium containing:
- the ettA gene encoding energy-dependent translational throttle protein EttA, producing MAKFIYTLKGVTKIHPPDRKILNEVYLSFLPGAKIGVLGLNGAGKSSLLRIMAGVDSDHTGEAFLADGSSVGFLPQEPDLGDLPDVHTALEQAVRFKRTLLQRFEQLSLKLGESLDEAQMQRVIEEHGRVQDAIESSDAWNLEHALELAGDALRLPPSNARIATLSGGEKRRVALCQVLLRQPDLLLLDEPTNHLDAESVAWLEQHLAQYAGCIVAVTHDRYFLDNVAQWILELDRGEAFPFKGNYSAWLEHKQARLASEDRQGSARRRKLARELEWVRSAPKARQAKGRARLTAYEALRAEEDRAKREPGEIFMAPGERLGDRVIDAEGLTKAFGERLLFEDLSFRVPKGAIVAVIGANGTGKTTLCRLLVGAEEPDAGRLRIGDTVKLAYVDQTRDKLDGEHTVWQHISGGEDTIALGKHNVASRAYVSWFGFRGSDQQKLLKNLSGGERNRVHLAKLLKRGANVLLLDEPTNDLDVETLRSLEEALLRFSGCAIVVSHDRWF